The Ralstonia wenshanensis genome includes a region encoding these proteins:
- a CDS encoding putative 2-aminoethylphosphonate ABC transporter permease subunit: MSMLPPEANVVAATQSDPVRSASRPFWRTDTPVLTGMKLGWLLLLTIGLLLPTAMMLLQATGLVASVRSTDEHGLALVAHVVRAPNFLDMVGRTLAVSGAVAAIVVPLAFALAYAVQRTRMPLRGTMRTLAMLPLFAPSLLPGIALVYLFGNQGLFKAWMNGSNIYGFWGIVLGEVFYTFPYALMLLLATLTLADGRLYDAARAMGASPWRTFRTVTLPGARYGLFGAFALVFTLVATDFGVPTVVGGSYQVLAVEAYKAVVGQQQFARGAVIGLMLLLPALLTFAVERFVQRRQHAALASRAQPYHPQPDRLRDGLFLLLSALVVGGILLMLATAIGASLVKLWPYNLELSLRNYDFDNMDGGGWLAYRNSLKLAALTTVFGTALIFTGAWLVEKTRAAGWLQSGLHAAIRFAVLLPMAVPGLVLGLGYVFFFNHPANPLNGLYGGMALMVLCTIMHCATAAHLTSVASLGQLDPVFEAVSASLKVSALRTYWRVTLPMCLPAVLSCARYLFVSAMTTVSAVIFLYSPDTVLASVAVLNMDDAGDIGPAAAMSTLILVTSIVVSLLLELATRGIVRRTQAWRTAAH; the protein is encoded by the coding sequence ATGTCGATGCTGCCCCCCGAGGCCAACGTGGTTGCAGCCACGCAATCCGACCCGGTTCGCTCTGCGAGCCGTCCTTTCTGGCGTACCGATACGCCCGTGCTGACCGGCATGAAGCTTGGCTGGCTGCTGTTGCTCACCATCGGCTTGCTGTTGCCGACAGCGATGATGTTGTTGCAGGCCACGGGGCTGGTCGCCAGTGTGCGCAGCACAGACGAGCACGGCCTGGCGCTGGTTGCCCACGTGGTGCGGGCGCCGAATTTTCTCGACATGGTTGGCCGTACACTGGCCGTGTCCGGCGCCGTGGCCGCTATTGTGGTGCCGCTGGCGTTTGCCCTGGCTTACGCGGTGCAACGCACCCGCATGCCGTTGCGCGGCACGATGCGTACGCTGGCGATGCTGCCGCTGTTTGCGCCGTCGCTGCTGCCGGGCATTGCGCTGGTCTACCTGTTCGGCAACCAGGGCCTGTTCAAGGCATGGATGAACGGCAGCAACATCTATGGCTTCTGGGGCATCGTGCTGGGCGAGGTGTTCTACACGTTTCCGTATGCACTGATGTTGCTGCTGGCAACGCTCACGCTGGCGGATGGCCGCCTGTATGACGCCGCACGTGCCATGGGCGCAAGCCCGTGGCGCACGTTCCGCACGGTCACGCTGCCCGGCGCGCGCTACGGCTTGTTTGGCGCCTTCGCGCTGGTCTTCACGCTGGTCGCGACCGACTTTGGCGTGCCGACCGTGGTGGGCGGCAGCTACCAGGTGCTGGCTGTGGAGGCCTACAAGGCGGTGGTCGGCCAGCAGCAGTTTGCGCGCGGCGCCGTCATCGGCTTGATGCTGCTATTGCCTGCGCTGCTGACCTTTGCGGTAGAGCGCTTCGTGCAGCGTCGTCAGCACGCCGCGCTTGCCAGCCGTGCACAGCCATATCACCCGCAGCCGGATCGTCTGCGCGACGGGCTTTTCCTGTTGCTGAGTGCGTTGGTGGTCGGCGGGATTCTGCTGATGCTGGCCACCGCCATTGGCGCGTCGCTGGTCAAGCTCTGGCCGTACAACCTCGAGCTGTCGCTGCGCAACTACGACTTCGACAACATGGATGGCGGCGGCTGGCTGGCGTATCGCAACAGCCTGAAGCTGGCTGCGCTGACCACGGTGTTCGGTACCGCACTGATCTTCACCGGTGCATGGCTGGTCGAAAAGACGCGGGCTGCAGGATGGTTGCAATCGGGGCTGCATGCGGCCATCCGCTTTGCCGTGCTGCTGCCGATGGCGGTGCCCGGCCTCGTGCTCGGTCTGGGCTATGTCTTCTTCTTCAACCATCCGGCCAATCCCCTCAACGGCCTGTATGGCGGCATGGCGCTGATGGTGCTCTGCACGATCATGCATTGCGCCACGGCGGCGCACCTGACATCCGTAGCGTCGCTGGGGCAGCTCGATCCGGTGTTCGAGGCGGTGTCGGCCTCGCTCAAGGTGTCGGCGCTGCGCACGTACTGGCGCGTGACGCTGCCGATGTGTCTGCCTGCCGTCCTGTCGTGCGCGCGCTATCTGTTCGTGTCGGCCATGACCACCGTGTCGGCCGTGATCTTCCTCTACAGCCCGGACACCGTGCTCGCGTCCGTGGCCGTGTTGAACATGGACGACGCCGGCGACATCGGCCCCGCCGCGGCCATGTCCACGCTCATTCTTGTCACGTCGATCGTCGTATCGCTGCTGCTGGAACTGGCCACGCGCGGCATCGTGCGCCGCACGCAGGCCTGGCGCACGGCGGCGCATTGA
- the phnX gene encoding phosphonoacetaldehyde hydrolase, giving the protein MGDSSPISARQAGADRLNPGNTPLRLEAAVLDWAGTVVDFGSFAPTQIFVEAFAEFGVAITLDEARGPMGLGKWDHIRTLCNDGAIAARFSLAHGRMPTDDDVTAIYNRFMPLQIEKVGAHSALIPGALDTVAALREAGLKIGTCSGYPRVVMDRVVDLAASAGYMPDCVVACDEVPRARPWPAQALRCVVDLAIGDVAACVKVDDTVPGIEEGRRAGMWTVALLMSGNALGLPYEQYAALSADERARHRVAISAGFSACRPHYEIDTIADLPEVVADINRRLARGDRPQCI; this is encoded by the coding sequence ATGGGTGACTCTTCCCCGATCTCGGCGCGCCAGGCGGGCGCAGACCGCCTCAACCCTGGCAACACGCCGTTGCGGCTCGAGGCCGCGGTCCTGGACTGGGCTGGCACCGTGGTCGATTTCGGCTCGTTTGCCCCGACGCAGATCTTCGTCGAAGCGTTTGCCGAGTTTGGCGTGGCCATCACGCTGGACGAAGCACGTGGCCCCATGGGCCTGGGCAAGTGGGACCACATCCGCACGCTGTGCAACGACGGCGCGATTGCCGCGCGCTTCTCGCTCGCACACGGCCGCATGCCCACCGATGACGATGTCACCGCCATCTACAACCGCTTCATGCCGCTGCAGATCGAAAAGGTCGGCGCGCATTCCGCCCTGATTCCGGGCGCGCTGGACACCGTCGCCGCGCTGCGCGAAGCCGGTTTGAAGATCGGCACGTGCTCGGGTTACCCGCGCGTGGTGATGGACCGTGTAGTCGACTTGGCTGCCAGTGCCGGCTACATGCCCGACTGCGTGGTCGCTTGCGATGAAGTGCCCCGCGCCCGCCCGTGGCCTGCGCAGGCCCTGCGTTGCGTGGTCGATCTTGCGATTGGTGACGTAGCCGCCTGCGTGAAGGTCGACGACACCGTGCCCGGCATCGAAGAGGGCCGCCGGGCCGGCATGTGGACCGTTGCGCTGCTGATGTCGGGCAACGCGCTCGGCCTGCCGTACGAACAGTACGCCGCGCTGTCTGCGGACGAGCGTGCGCGCCATCGGGTCGCCATCTCGGCCGGTTTTTCCGCCTGCCGTCCGCATTACGAGATCGACACGATTGCCGATCTGCCTGAAGTCGTGGCCGACATCAACCGCCGCCTCGCGCGCGGTGATCGCCCGCAGTGCATTTGA
- a CDS encoding putative 2-aminoethylphosphonate ABC transporter substrate-binding protein, which yields MTARLSLLAVAITSATMAFATSAFAKTTLTVYTALEADQVKAYQEAFEKANPDIEIKWVRDSTGVVTAKLLAEKNNPRADVVWGLAASSLAILDKEGMLTPYAPADLAKIGATYRDKANPPAWVGMDAWGAAICFNTVEAEKQHLPKPTSWADLTKPVYAGKIVMPNPASSGTGYLDVSAWLQMLGEQKGWAYMDALHQNIGQYTHSGSKPCKMAASGEFPIGIAFEYRAVKSKKEGAPIDIVLPSEGLGWDVEATGIMKGTKNLDAAKKLADFSASPAAMALYEKNFAVVATPGFSKPDPLLPADYEKRLIKNDFTWASANRDRILAEWTKRYDGKSEKK from the coding sequence ATGACCGCACGTCTTTCCCTGCTGGCTGTCGCAATCACGTCGGCAACGATGGCGTTTGCCACGTCGGCATTCGCCAAGACCACGTTGACCGTGTACACGGCACTGGAAGCTGACCAAGTGAAGGCGTACCAGGAGGCTTTCGAGAAGGCCAATCCGGACATCGAGATCAAGTGGGTGCGCGACTCCACTGGCGTTGTCACCGCCAAGCTGCTGGCCGAGAAGAACAACCCGCGCGCTGACGTGGTGTGGGGCCTTGCCGCATCGAGCCTGGCCATCCTGGACAAGGAAGGCATGCTGACGCCGTACGCGCCGGCCGATCTGGCGAAGATCGGTGCGACGTACCGCGACAAGGCGAACCCGCCGGCATGGGTTGGCATGGATGCCTGGGGCGCCGCCATCTGCTTCAACACCGTCGAAGCAGAAAAGCAGCACCTGCCGAAGCCGACTTCCTGGGCAGACCTCACCAAGCCCGTGTACGCCGGCAAGATCGTCATGCCGAACCCGGCCTCGTCCGGCACGGGTTACCTCGACGTCAGCGCATGGCTGCAGATGCTGGGTGAGCAAAAGGGCTGGGCCTACATGGACGCGCTGCATCAGAACATCGGCCAGTACACGCACTCGGGCTCCAAGCCTTGCAAGATGGCGGCCTCGGGTGAATTCCCGATCGGTATCGCGTTTGAATACCGTGCCGTGAAATCGAAGAAGGAAGGTGCACCCATCGACATCGTGCTGCCGTCCGAAGGCCTGGGCTGGGACGTGGAAGCCACCGGCATCATGAAGGGCACCAAGAACCTGGACGCCGCCAAGAAGCTGGCTGACTTTTCGGCAAGCCCGGCTGCAATGGCGCTGTACGAGAAGAACTTTGCCGTGGTCGCCACGCCGGGCTTCTCCAAGCCGGATCCGCTGCTGCCGGCTGACTACGAAAAGCGTCTGATCAAGAACGACTTCACGTGGGCCAGCGCCAACCGCGACCGCATCCTGGCCGAGTGGACGAAGCGCTACGACGGCAAGTCGGAGAAGAAGTAA
- a CDS encoding TIGR03364 family FAD-dependent oxidoreductase has product MQAPVTLGGLDASTDVAIVGAGILGLAHAAAAVKRGLRVTVFERSDIAVGASIRNFGQMLVTGQPPGIMLDLARESRALYLDWADKAGIFARANGALLFARNVSEEAVLDEFMATRATAFGYNVKLLRSADLANLYDGRFMRHRAALQGFDDLQLYSREAIPALASWLATQGVRFHFGTLVRHVEGGRLETTAGVCNAERVIVCSGHDYQTLCADHLRALQPQVCRLQMLRVTPEDGFRLEHAVLTGLSCTHYGAFADLPTARALAMQIEHQRPELARHGIHLLVSPTPYGDWIIGDSHDYGQDARPFNAESVDNIMLDLARDTFGSKLRVVERWQGVYGAKCHVPGSGAFSITRVDDRTTVALMHSGIGMSVGPALAHRHMDALVDGTALPQWTPPAGASAAPATVAA; this is encoded by the coding sequence ATGCAAGCTCCCGTGACTCTTGGGGGCCTGGATGCCAGCACCGACGTCGCCATTGTCGGGGCTGGCATTCTGGGCTTGGCGCATGCAGCCGCTGCCGTCAAACGCGGCCTGCGCGTGACGGTGTTCGAGCGCAGTGATATTGCCGTCGGCGCGTCTATTCGCAATTTCGGTCAGATGCTGGTGACTGGCCAGCCGCCCGGCATCATGCTGGACCTCGCGCGTGAAAGCCGCGCGCTGTATCTCGACTGGGCCGACAAGGCAGGCATCTTTGCGCGCGCCAACGGTGCGCTGCTGTTTGCCCGCAATGTCTCAGAAGAGGCCGTGCTGGACGAGTTCATGGCGACGCGCGCAACGGCCTTCGGCTACAACGTCAAGCTGTTGCGCAGCGCAGACCTGGCAAACCTCTACGATGGCCGCTTCATGCGCCACCGCGCAGCGCTTCAGGGCTTCGACGATCTGCAGCTCTATTCGCGCGAAGCCATTCCGGCGCTGGCGTCTTGGCTTGCCACGCAAGGCGTGCGCTTCCATTTCGGTACGCTGGTGCGCCATGTGGAAGGCGGCCGGCTTGAGACCACCGCTGGCGTGTGCAATGCCGAGCGTGTGATTGTCTGCAGCGGCCATGATTACCAGACGTTGTGCGCCGACCACCTTCGCGCGCTGCAACCGCAGGTGTGCCGCCTGCAGATGCTGCGTGTCACGCCCGAAGACGGCTTCCGTCTGGAGCACGCCGTGCTAACCGGGCTGTCATGCACGCACTACGGGGCATTTGCTGATTTGCCAACCGCCCGTGCGCTGGCAATGCAGATCGAACATCAGCGCCCCGAGCTGGCGCGTCACGGCATTCACCTGCTGGTCAGTCCAACGCCCTATGGCGACTGGATCATTGGTGATTCGCACGACTACGGCCAGGACGCCCGCCCGTTCAATGCCGAGTCAGTCGACAACATCATGCTCGACCTCGCGCGTGACACGTTTGGCAGCAAGCTGCGCGTGGTGGAGCGTTGGCAGGGCGTATATGGCGCCAAGTGCCATGTACCCGGCAGCGGCGCGTTCTCCATCACCCGCGTCGACGATCGCACCACCGTCGCGCTGATGCACAGCGGCATTGGCATGAGCGTCGGACCGGCGCTGGCGCACCGGCATATGGATGCGCTCGTCGATGGCACCGCGCTGCCGCAATGGACGCCGCCGGCAGGCGCGTCCGCAGCGCCCGCAACTGTGGCTGCCTGA
- a CDS encoding HAD family hydrolase yields MQSLALFDLDHTLLPIDSEYEWGRFLVAQGAVDRSVFEQANERWMREYRDGTLDFARHARFSLGLLAQHPRTRLDAWRATFLRDIITPAMLPRARQLVDSHLRAGDLCCIVTATHRYLTEPIAAAFNVPHLLAVEGETVNGRSDGAFTGNPLGTATFGAGKIVRVTEWLAQRGQRMTDFSRTVFYSDSRNDLPLLEAVSHPVAVSPDSTLRAVAESRGWPIVELFAA; encoded by the coding sequence ATGCAATCGCTTGCCCTGTTCGACCTGGACCACACCCTGCTGCCCATTGACAGCGAATACGAATGGGGCCGCTTCCTGGTCGCCCAGGGTGCCGTGGACCGAAGCGTCTTCGAGCAAGCCAACGAACGCTGGATGCGGGAATACCGTGACGGCACGCTCGACTTTGCGCGACACGCGCGCTTCTCGCTCGGCCTGCTGGCCCAGCACCCGCGCACGCGGCTCGACGCTTGGCGTGCCACGTTCCTGCGCGACATCATCACACCGGCCATGCTGCCGCGTGCGCGGCAACTGGTCGACTCGCACCTGCGCGCCGGCGACCTTTGCTGCATCGTCACCGCCACGCACCGCTACCTGACCGAGCCGATTGCCGCGGCGTTCAACGTGCCGCATCTGCTGGCGGTGGAGGGCGAGACGGTCAACGGCCGCAGCGATGGTGCCTTCACGGGCAATCCGCTCGGCACGGCCACGTTCGGCGCGGGCAAGATCGTCCGCGTGACGGAGTGGCTCGCGCAGCGCGGCCAGCGCATGACGGACTTCTCGCGCACCGTGTTCTACAGCGATTCACGCAACGACCTGCCGCTGCTCGAAGCGGTTTCACACCCGGTGGCCGTGAGCCCCGACAGCACCTTGCGTGCCGTGGCCGAATCGCGCGGCTGGCCGATCGTCGAACTCTTTGCTGCCTGA
- a CDS encoding LysR substrate-binding domain-containing protein, with protein sequence MLGDLLMSFFEVARQGSVTSAAKHLRLSQPTVTGRIRQLEEMYGVELFHRRGSRLDLSDLGVSLMPIVERLAQQEGDVDFLLRNAGDLRTGNLRVGATGPYYILPSVAAFRARHPTIEITIEFGNSQQMLEALSEVRIDLAVSSHAVDDERLHRITLAEDTMVLVVPLDHALARRPNITLDDIAGCQLLMREPGSVTRRVTEDAFAKAGIEPASTSIIGSREAIYEAISLGLGCSIVPAREAPRRPDVRVLPFAGNAPVIHEYLYFLKERKDARLVRAFLDCVDPRLAQAPNKKADAFIAKVMAMDTAATR encoded by the coding sequence ATGCTGGGCGATCTACTGATGTCGTTCTTCGAGGTGGCGCGCCAGGGCAGCGTTACCTCCGCTGCCAAGCACCTGCGCCTGTCACAGCCGACCGTGACCGGACGCATCCGCCAGTTGGAAGAGATGTATGGCGTGGAGTTGTTCCACCGCCGCGGCAGCCGGCTGGACCTGTCCGACCTGGGTGTGAGCCTTATGCCCATCGTCGAGCGCCTGGCGCAGCAGGAAGGTGACGTCGATTTTCTCCTGCGCAATGCCGGCGATCTGCGCACCGGCAACCTGCGCGTGGGCGCTACGGGCCCGTACTACATCCTGCCCAGCGTGGCGGCGTTTCGCGCGCGGCATCCGACCATTGAGATCACCATCGAATTCGGCAACTCACAGCAGATGCTCGAAGCGCTGTCGGAGGTGCGTATCGACCTGGCGGTTTCGTCTCACGCGGTGGATGACGAACGCCTGCATCGCATCACGCTGGCCGAAGACACGATGGTTCTGGTAGTGCCGCTGGACCACGCGCTTGCACGGCGCCCGAACATTACGTTGGATGACATTGCCGGCTGCCAACTGCTGATGCGCGAGCCCGGCTCCGTCACACGCCGCGTCACCGAAGACGCGTTCGCCAAGGCTGGCATCGAGCCCGCCAGCACGAGCATCATCGGCAGTCGCGAAGCCATTTACGAGGCGATCAGCCTGGGGCTGGGCTGCAGCATCGTGCCCGCGCGTGAAGCGCCGCGCCGGCCCGACGTGCGCGTGCTGCCGTTTGCCGGCAACGCGCCGGTCATCCACGAATACCTGTACTTCCTGAAGGAGCGCAAGGACGCGCGGCTGGTACGTGCTTTCCTTGACTGCGTGGACCCGCGGCTTGCACAGGCACCCAATAAAAAGGCCGATGCGTTCATCGCCAAAGTTATGGCGATGGACACAGCCGCGACGCGCTAG
- a CDS encoding F0F1 ATP synthase subunit epsilon produces the protein MPVLKVDVVTAEERLYEGNAKFVVIPGTEGELGILPGHERLLTRMRPGSLRVTQENGEEVILFVAGGFVDVQPEQVIVLADTAVRAHDLDEAKAQQARKAAEELMQNSKSKFDYARAQAELAEAVAQLAAIERLRKRRR, from the coding sequence ATGCCGGTGCTGAAGGTCGATGTCGTCACGGCAGAAGAGCGGCTGTACGAAGGCAACGCCAAGTTTGTGGTCATCCCCGGCACCGAGGGTGAACTGGGCATCCTGCCCGGCCATGAACGTCTGCTGACGCGCATGCGCCCGGGCAGTCTCCGCGTTACACAGGAGAACGGTGAAGAGGTGATTCTGTTTGTGGCGGGCGGCTTTGTCGACGTCCAGCCCGAGCAGGTCATTGTGCTGGCAGACACCGCCGTGCGCGCACACGATCTGGATGAGGCAAAGGCGCAGCAGGCCCGCAAGGCGGCTGAGGAGCTGATGCAGAACAGCAAGAGCAAGTTCGACTACGCGCGCGCGCAGGCTGAGTTGGCTGAAGCCGTGGCACAACTGGCCGCCATCGAACGTTTGCGCAAGCGCCGCCGCTGA
- a CDS encoding TonB-dependent receptor plug domain-containing protein encodes MRLPRVPSKPKRCAQMFAVAAALLCRTALAQTDVTDLTALPIEQLMQVQVVTGASKYAQAANEAPANVSVITAADIKAYGWRTLADILGSLPGLYTNYDRNYTTLGARGFLRAGDYDTRFLLLIDGHRTNDPIFDQAAVGSEAILNVDLIERVEYVPGAGSAVYGSNALFGVINIITKRGRDIDGVQASGSTGSANARDARVTWGRRAENGAEWLLSASVNDAPGRDLYFPEFNQPGVSDGVARGMDYDRAKRLFAKGSFGEFGLTFGYVDRTKGVPTAPYDQSFNDPRSRTVDTRQMFNGTWQHALDDTTDVTARLFWGRYVSQGDYAYNPPPVGINRDLFDTAWYGTELKFVTRRIERHTLVIGTELQRDYRDAMRNFDTAPYASYLDDHRDNNRVGVYVQDQFMLHRDWVLDTGLRYDHTSFAPGIFSPRVGLIWHAAPTTTVKAIYGMAYRAPNDYELNYQTSAPGGQQVTNGLSAERIRTYETVVEQQVAAGGKATLSVFQNNVSNLISQSQDPNTGLLFFSNVARVRTRGAELGYEQNWPGGTRLRTSYSFQRSEDVDTGQTLSNSPRHMLKINATAPVWRSDWRAGIEAKYISNRLTTAGQVGGYWIANLTLLAARLAPNLEMSTSIYNLFDRRYADPAGPELPQPSVEQDGRAFRVKFTYTFR; translated from the coding sequence ATGCGCTTGCCGCGCGTGCCATCCAAGCCGAAGCGGTGTGCGCAAATGTTTGCGGTGGCCGCTGCGCTGCTTTGCCGCACGGCGCTGGCACAAACAGACGTCACCGATCTGACCGCACTGCCCATCGAGCAACTCATGCAGGTGCAGGTCGTCACCGGGGCGTCCAAGTACGCGCAAGCCGCGAATGAGGCACCGGCCAATGTTTCCGTCATCACGGCGGCGGATATCAAAGCCTATGGCTGGCGCACGCTGGCCGACATCCTGGGCAGTCTCCCGGGGCTGTACACCAACTACGACCGCAACTACACCACGCTGGGCGCACGCGGCTTCTTGCGCGCGGGCGACTATGACACGCGCTTCCTGTTGCTCATTGACGGCCATCGCACCAACGATCCTATCTTCGACCAGGCGGCCGTCGGCTCCGAAGCCATTCTCAACGTCGACCTGATCGAACGGGTGGAGTACGTGCCCGGAGCCGGGTCGGCGGTGTACGGATCGAACGCGCTGTTCGGTGTGATCAACATCATCACCAAGCGAGGCCGTGACATTGACGGCGTGCAGGCCAGCGGATCAACGGGCAGCGCCAATGCGCGGGATGCCCGAGTGACGTGGGGCAGGCGGGCCGAGAACGGCGCCGAATGGCTGCTGTCGGCCAGCGTGAACGATGCCCCGGGGCGCGACCTCTACTTTCCCGAGTTCAACCAGCCGGGCGTGAGCGATGGCGTGGCCCGCGGCATGGATTACGACCGCGCCAAGCGCCTGTTTGCCAAGGGCAGTTTTGGCGAGTTCGGGCTGACCTTCGGCTACGTCGATCGTACGAAGGGCGTGCCGACCGCGCCGTACGACCAAAGCTTCAACGACCCGCGCTCGCGCACCGTCGACACGCGGCAGATGTTCAACGGCACGTGGCAGCACGCGCTGGACGACACGACCGACGTGACGGCGCGGCTGTTCTGGGGCCGCTATGTCTCGCAGGGGGACTACGCGTACAACCCACCACCGGTCGGCATCAACCGCGATCTATTCGACACGGCGTGGTACGGCACGGAACTCAAGTTCGTGACGCGCCGCATCGAACGCCACACGCTGGTCATCGGCACGGAGCTGCAGCGCGACTACCGTGATGCGATGCGCAATTTCGATACAGCGCCATACGCCAGCTACCTGGACGACCATCGCGACAACAACCGCGTGGGCGTGTATGTGCAGGATCAATTCATGCTCCATCGGGACTGGGTGCTGGACACGGGTCTGCGCTACGACCACACGAGTTTTGCGCCGGGCATCTTCAGCCCGCGCGTGGGCCTGATCTGGCATGCCGCCCCAACGACCACCGTCAAGGCGATCTACGGCATGGCCTATCGCGCGCCGAACGATTACGAGCTGAACTACCAGACCAGTGCGCCCGGCGGCCAACAAGTCACCAATGGGCTGTCGGCCGAACGCATACGCACGTATGAAACGGTAGTCGAGCAACAAGTTGCGGCAGGCGGCAAGGCGACCTTGTCGGTGTTTCAGAACAACGTTTCCAACCTGATCAGCCAAAGCCAAGACCCGAACACCGGGCTGCTCTTTTTCAGCAACGTAGCGCGCGTGCGCACGCGCGGCGCAGAACTCGGCTACGAGCAGAACTGGCCGGGCGGCACGCGCCTGCGCACGAGCTACAGCTTCCAGCGTTCCGAAGATGTCGATACCGGCCAGACGTTGAGCAACTCGCCGCGTCACATGCTCAAGATCAACGCCACCGCTCCTGTATGGCGCAGCGACTGGCGTGCCGGGATCGAGGCGAAGTACATCAGCAACCGGCTGACGACAGCCGGCCAGGTGGGCGGTTACTGGATCGCCAACCTGACCTTGCTGGCGGCACGGTTGGCGCCCAATCTGGAGATGTCGACCAGTATCTACAACCTGTTCGATCGGCGCTATGCGGATCCAGCGGGGCCGGAGTTGCCGCAGCCGTCCGTCGAGCAGGATGGCCGTGCCTTTCGCGTGAAATTCACCTACACCTTCCGATGA
- a CDS encoding YfiR family protein — protein MKAPHGIVRRAQWRRPRRLCAVLGAVLAGVAWMGATHAQMQASEVQVKAAFIYNFALFTNWPADVMQADAPMVVCVTAQHPLQAALEKLTGKPVRGHRLEIRKINDGTVAGCHVLVFDARAQNGVRLDPGTPVLTVSDSPKSERVAGNPEPMIALTLHDDRVVFDIDAVAARQARLQLSSQLLRLARTVQ, from the coding sequence ATGAAAGCCCCGCACGGCATCGTCCGACGCGCCCAATGGCGACGACCGCGCAGGTTATGCGCGGTGCTGGGCGCTGTGCTGGCAGGTGTGGCATGGATGGGTGCCACGCACGCACAGATGCAGGCCAGCGAGGTGCAGGTCAAGGCGGCGTTCATCTATAACTTTGCGCTGTTCACCAACTGGCCGGCTGATGTCATGCAGGCCGACGCGCCAATGGTGGTGTGCGTGACCGCCCAACATCCGTTGCAGGCGGCCTTGGAAAAACTGACAGGAAAACCCGTGCGCGGACACCGCCTGGAAATCCGAAAGATCAACGACGGCACCGTTGCCGGCTGCCATGTCCTGGTGTTTGACGCGCGCGCCCAGAACGGCGTGCGCCTCGACCCGGGCACGCCGGTGCTGACGGTGTCCGACAGCCCAAAGAGCGAGCGCGTGGCCGGCAACCCCGAACCGATGATCGCGTTGACGCTGCATGACGATCGCGTGGTTTTCGACATCGATGCAGTGGCCGCGCGGCAGGCCCGTCTGCAGCTCAGCTCGCAACTGCTGCGCCTGGCTAGGACCGTGCAATGA